Within Micavibrio sp. TMED2, the genomic segment TGGTCATCAGTTCCGGGTCTATAACCCGGATATCGGCGATGGGCGCGGCTTCCTGTTTGCCCAGATACGGGATCTGACCGATGGCAGGCTGCTGGATATGGGCACCAAGGGCAGTGGCCGCACACCATATTCCCGCAGCGGCGATGGGCGCCTGACCCTGAAGGGCGGGGTGCGCGAGGTGCTGGCGACGGCACGGCTTGAGGCACTCGGTGTCTATACCTCGAAATCCCTGTCGCTGATCGAGACCGGCGAGGCGCTGGAGCGCCATGACGAGCCATCACCGACCCGCTCTGCTGTGCTCGTTCGGCTCAGCCACAGCCATATCCGCATTGGCAGTTTTCAGCGGCTGGCGGTTACGGAGGATCAGGTCGGGCTGGAACGCCTGATCGATTATTGCTGCCAGCATTATTATCCGGAGATCACCGATGAGAGTACCGCCGGACGTGCGCTGTCACTGTTCTCCCGGATTACCGCTGAATCAGCCCGCCTCTGCGCTCAGTGGATGGTCGCCGGTTTTGTCCATGGCGTACTCAATACCGACAATCTCAACATTACCGGTGAGAGCTTCGATTACGGCCCATACCGGTTTCTGCCGATCTATGAGCCGGGCTTTACCGCGGCCTATTTCGATGAAACCGGCCTGTATGCCTATGGCCGCCAGCCGGAGGCGGTGCACTGGAACCTTTGCCGTCTGGCCGAATGCCTGCTGGGGCTGGTGGATCGTGATGCCCTGACCGAGGCCCTCGCAATTTTCGATCAGGTGTTTGAACCGGCCCTGCATGACATGTTCTGCCGCCGTCTCGGATTGGTCGGGGCGGGGCAGAAAGTTGCAGAACTGGTCCGTGCTGTTTTCCAATATCTGCATGCGAGCAAACAGCAACCCGATCAGTTCTTCCATGACTGGCTAGGCGGCGCTGGCAGTGCCGAACGGGCCATGGCCGGGCCTGACGGCGCACTATACCGAAGTGCCGGTTTTGAGCCTGTGCAGCAGGCGCTGGCGGGGTTTGGTGCGCATCCGGCGGTGGCCGAGGCGCTGGTGACCGACATCATGCAGAATCCGCGCCCCGTAACCCTGCTCTATGATGAAATCGAGGCGCTCTGGCAGCGGATTGCCGAGGATGATGACTGGGCTGGCTTTGAGCAAAAACTGGCGGAAACCGAGGCTTTAAGGGGGGCTATGGCACCATTCTTTGTGGATCAGCCCCGACCGTGGCCGATCGGGATATGACCTGTCCGTAATATGCCCTTGTATGTTTCCGGGATAACCCATAGCATTGTTGTTAAGGGGTAACGGGTAGGGGGAACACGAATGTCTGCTACAGCTATTCAACCGTCAAAGAGTTCTGAAGGTGCCGGTGTTGTTGATGGTGTCATCAACTGGGGCCGTGAGACCGCTGCCGATCTCTGGCAGAGCCGTAAGTTTACCACCCCGCATATCATTGCCAATATCGTCCAGCATGGCTGGAAAAAGGGGCTTGAGCGCCAGAAGCAGGATATGGCTGGTGCCCGTGATGCGCTTGTCCGTACCGGCTTGCGTACTGCTGCCATTGGCACAATCATTGCCACCAAGGGTGCGGCCACCGAAAAGGTCGGCCTGCTAAGCCATGCGGTCAAAAAGACCACTGGTATCGAGGTCCTGCCTGATATGATGGTTGGAGCCGTGGATCATGGTGCGAAGCACG encodes:
- a CDS encoding selenoprotein O, producing the protein MPARFETLHRQLGETFFDPVEPAKFPQHILRYRNRRAAETIGLDGLRDAQWVDHFGRFQPFPGSFEQPLALRYHGHQFRVYNPDIGDGRGFLFAQIRDLTDGRLLDMGTKGSGRTPYSRSGDGRLTLKGGVREVLATARLEALGVYTSKSLSLIETGEALERHDEPSPTRSAVLVRLSHSHIRIGSFQRLAVTEDQVGLERLIDYCCQHYYPEITDESTAGRALSLFSRITAESARLCAQWMVAGFVHGVLNTDNLNITGESFDYGPYRFLPIYEPGFTAAYFDETGLYAYGRQPEAVHWNLCRLAECLLGLVDRDALTEALAIFDQVFEPALHDMFCRRLGLVGAGQKVAELVRAVFQYLHASKQQPDQFFHDWLGGAGSAERAMAGPDGALYRSAGFEPVQQALAGFGAHPAVAEALVTDIMQNPRPVTLLYDEIEALWQRIAEDDDWAGFEQKLAETEALRGAMAPFFVDQPRPWPIGI